Proteins co-encoded in one Diaminobutyricimonas sp. LJ205 genomic window:
- the scpB gene encoding SMC-Scp complex subunit ScpB: MEVDSDIFAEAGGVAGAPSAAGDSERNTPPQPIERTLEAILMVSDEPQSLVTLATAVARPVKEVKAAIDRLVADFDGEDGGIRRGFELREVGGGWRIYVRSEFDDTVRDFVLTQNPTKLSQAALETLAVIAYKQPISRGQIASIRAVNVDSVVRTLLGRGLITEAYTDSETGAIHYATTDLLLTQLGINSVEELPPISPLLSDGTEGFDDI, translated from the coding sequence ATGGAAGTTGACAGTGACATTTTCGCCGAAGCGGGCGGCGTCGCTGGCGCTCCGTCGGCCGCCGGCGATTCTGAAAGGAACACCCCGCCTCAGCCAATCGAACGAACCCTCGAGGCTATCCTCATGGTTTCCGATGAGCCGCAGAGTTTGGTGACCTTGGCAACTGCGGTGGCGCGGCCCGTCAAGGAGGTCAAGGCCGCCATTGACCGGCTCGTCGCCGACTTCGACGGTGAGGACGGCGGCATCCGTCGCGGTTTCGAACTGCGCGAAGTCGGCGGCGGCTGGCGCATCTACGTGCGCAGCGAGTTCGACGACACGGTGCGCGACTTCGTGCTCACCCAGAACCCGACCAAGCTGTCGCAGGCGGCGCTCGAGACGCTGGCCGTGATCGCCTATAAGCAACCGATCAGCCGCGGCCAGATAGCCTCGATCCGCGCGGTCAACGTCGACTCGGTGGTGCGCACCCTGCTGGGCCGCGGCTTGATCACCGAGGCCTACACCGACAGCGAGACCGGGGCGATCCACTACGCCACCACCGACTTGCTGCTCACGCAGCTCGGCATCAACAGCGTCGAGGAGCTGCCGCCGATCTCGCCGCTGCTGTCCGATGGAACGGAAGGTTTCGATGACATCTGA
- a CDS encoding pseudouridine synthase — MTSEATGERLQKVMAAAGVASRRVCEQYIAEGRVAVNGEIITEPGRRVDPFTDRVTVDGTAIQLDTSRRYVMLNKPVGVVSSMKDEQGRPDLTRYTNRYEERLFNVGRLDADTSGLLILTNDGELAHVLAHPSFGVEKTYIAKVQGEATPTTMKKLMAGIELEDGLIAADKARIIGAASRGQTMVEITLHSGKNRIVRRMLDAVGHPVLELVRRQFGPLHLGTLPVGQARDLSKVELGRLLTIARAESNPASDLESDPAKE; from the coding sequence ATGACATCTGAAGCAACAGGCGAGCGCCTGCAGAAAGTGATGGCCGCCGCCGGTGTCGCCTCACGGCGGGTCTGCGAGCAGTACATCGCCGAGGGTCGCGTGGCCGTGAACGGCGAGATCATCACTGAGCCCGGTCGGCGGGTCGACCCGTTCACCGACCGGGTGACTGTCGACGGCACCGCCATCCAGCTCGACACCAGCCGTCGTTACGTGATGCTGAACAAGCCGGTCGGCGTGGTCAGCTCCATGAAGGACGAGCAGGGACGGCCCGACCTCACCCGCTACACCAACCGCTACGAAGAGCGACTGTTCAACGTCGGACGGTTGGATGCCGACACCAGCGGCCTGCTCATCCTGACCAACGACGGTGAACTCGCGCACGTGCTCGCCCACCCGTCGTTCGGCGTCGAGAAGACCTACATCGCCAAGGTGCAGGGGGAGGCCACCCCGACCACGATGAAGAAGCTCATGGCCGGCATCGAACTCGAGGACGGCCTGATCGCCGCAGACAAGGCCCGCATCATCGGTGCGGCCAGCCGGGGCCAGACCATGGTCGAGATCACCCTGCACTCCGGCAAGAACCGGATCGTGCGGCGGATGCTCGACGCGGTCGGGCACCCGGTGCTGGAGCTGGTGCGCCGCCAATTCGGCCCACTGCACCTCGGCACCCTGCCGGTCGGGCAGGCGCGCGATCTCAGTAAGGTGGAACTCGGCAGACTGCTCACCATCGCCCGGGCAGAATCCAACCCAGCGTCCGACCTCGAATCTGACCCAGCTAAGGAATGA
- the recN gene encoding DNA repair protein RecN — protein sequence MIEEIVIRNLGVIGEAQLPLGSGFTAITGETGAGKTMVVTALGLLLGSRADSQVVRAGSGQATVEGRWQVDETGIAAERVRDAGGEVEPFGSENRAELLLTRTITEEGRSRATAGGRSAPIGVLTELGEHLVVVHGQSDQIRLKSQTAQRDALDRFAGSAVQSVLTDYQQAYRSWQAAREELDRLTAERDDRAREAEQLRQAIDEIQASAPEPGEDTALAERAERLSNLEDLRIAAVTAHGALVDDDSSSEGMDATALVEQARRALDRVAGHDPALAPVVEALATVSFQLADAAVQLSGYLDSLDADGSRELEVVQERRAVLATLIRKYGPTLDDVIDYLDTGSARLLELDNDGDRIEQLQDVVTADFAVLEQLGDSLTRARSAAGERLAAEVTEELAALAMPDARLVVEVADKGEFTLGGKDQVQLLLQPHPGASPRPLGKGASGGELSRVMLAIEVVIAANDPVPTFIFDEVDAGVGGASAIEIGRRLARLADTAQVIVVTHLAQVAAFATNHLRVVKDSDGAVTASSVRQLDGDERVEEMARLLSGLSDSESGLAHARELLELAETRTRG from the coding sequence ATGATCGAGGAAATCGTCATCCGGAACCTCGGAGTGATCGGCGAAGCCCAGCTGCCGCTCGGCTCAGGGTTCACCGCGATCACCGGCGAGACCGGCGCAGGCAAGACCATGGTCGTCACCGCGCTCGGGCTGCTGCTCGGCAGCCGCGCCGACAGCCAGGTCGTCCGTGCCGGCAGCGGCCAGGCCACCGTCGAGGGACGCTGGCAGGTCGACGAGACCGGGATCGCCGCCGAGCGCGTGCGTGACGCCGGGGGAGAGGTGGAACCGTTCGGCTCGGAGAATCGTGCGGAACTGCTGCTCACCCGCACCATTACCGAAGAAGGTCGCAGCCGCGCCACTGCGGGCGGGCGTTCGGCGCCGATCGGCGTGCTCACCGAACTCGGTGAGCACCTGGTGGTCGTGCACGGTCAGTCCGACCAGATCCGGCTGAAGTCCCAGACCGCCCAGCGCGACGCCCTCGACCGGTTTGCGGGCAGCGCGGTGCAATCGGTGCTCACCGACTATCAGCAGGCGTACCGCAGTTGGCAGGCTGCCCGCGAGGAACTCGACCGGCTCACCGCCGAGCGCGATGATCGGGCACGGGAGGCAGAGCAACTTCGGCAGGCGATTGATGAGATCCAGGCATCCGCCCCCGAACCGGGCGAAGACACCGCCCTCGCCGAGCGCGCCGAGCGGCTCAGCAACCTCGAAGACCTGCGGATCGCGGCGGTCACCGCCCATGGTGCCCTGGTTGACGACGACTCGTCGTCCGAGGGCATGGACGCCACCGCTCTCGTCGAGCAGGCCCGGCGTGCGCTCGACCGGGTCGCCGGTCACGACCCTGCCCTGGCCCCTGTGGTCGAAGCCCTGGCTACGGTGTCCTTCCAGCTGGCGGATGCCGCCGTGCAACTGTCCGGCTACCTGGACTCGCTCGACGCCGACGGCAGTCGCGAGCTGGAGGTGGTGCAGGAGCGTCGCGCGGTGCTCGCCACGCTCATCCGCAAGTACGGCCCCACCCTCGATGATGTGATCGACTACCTCGACACCGGCAGCGCTCGCCTGCTCGAGCTCGACAACGACGGCGACCGGATTGAACAGCTGCAGGATGTCGTCACCGCCGACTTCGCCGTCCTGGAGCAGCTCGGCGACTCGCTCACGCGGGCTCGCAGCGCCGCGGGGGAGCGGCTCGCGGCCGAGGTGACCGAGGAACTCGCCGCACTGGCGATGCCCGACGCGCGACTCGTCGTCGAGGTCGCCGACAAGGGCGAGTTCACGCTGGGCGGCAAGGATCAGGTGCAGTTGCTGCTGCAGCCGCACCCAGGCGCATCGCCCAGGCCGCTCGGCAAGGGAGCATCCGGCGGCGAGCTGTCGCGCGTGATGCTCGCCATCGAAGTGGTCATCGCGGCGAACGATCCGGTGCCGACATTCATCTTCGACGAGGTCGACGCCGGGGTCGGCGGCGCCAGCGCGATCGAGATCGGTCGGCGCCTGGCGCGACTCGCCGACACGGCGCAGGTCATCGTCGTCACCCACCTCGCCCAGGTTGCCGCCTTCGCCACGAATCACCTGCGCGTGGTGAAGGACAGCGACGGTGCGGTCACCGCCTCCAGCGTGCGACAACTCGACGGAGACGAGCGCGTGGAGGAGATGGCACGCCTGCTGAGCGGGCTCTCCGATTCCGAGAGCGGGCTCGCCCACGCGCGCGAATTGCTCGAACTCGCCGAGACGCGCACACGCGGCTGA
- a CDS encoding CTP synthase codes for MVNNQGAVVTKHIFVTGGVVSSLGKGLTAASLGNLLTSRGLRVVMQKLDPYLNVDPGTMNPFQHGEVFVTDDGAETDLDIGHYERFLDINLSQAANVTTGQIYSQVIAKERRGEYLGDTVQVIPHITDEIKRRMRLQSTETPQPDVIITEVGGTVGDIESQPFLEAARQVRHELGRKNVFFVHVSLVPFMGASGEQKTKPTQHSVATLRSIGIQPDALVLRSDRPVTESNKRKIALMCDVEEAAVVNTPDLKSVYDIPSVLHQQGLDAYIIDQLDLTAGDVAWDGWQKVLDAVHDPKDEVTIGLVGKYIDLPDAYLSVTEALRAGGFAHQTRVNLRWIASDTCETPDGAAKNLADLDGICVPGGFGIRGIEGKLGALKFARENEIPTLGLCLGLQCMVIEYARDVVGLSGASSTEFDPETEFPVIATMAEQVDIIASGDLGGTMRLGQYEAALTPGSIVAGLYGADTATERHRHRYEVNNAYRAQIADAGLQFSGTSPDGSLVEYVELPREVHPFYVATQAHPELRSRPNRAHPLFYGLVQAAIERQRASRLFEVPEVAGA; via the coding sequence GTGGTGAACAATCAAGGCGCGGTCGTTACAAAGCACATCTTCGTGACCGGGGGCGTCGTCTCGTCCCTCGGCAAAGGGCTCACCGCCGCCAGTCTCGGCAATCTGCTCACGTCCCGCGGACTCCGCGTGGTCATGCAGAAACTCGACCCGTATCTGAACGTCGATCCGGGCACGATGAATCCGTTCCAGCACGGCGAGGTGTTCGTCACCGATGACGGCGCCGAGACCGACCTGGATATCGGGCACTACGAGCGGTTCCTCGACATCAATCTGAGCCAGGCCGCGAACGTGACCACCGGCCAGATCTACTCGCAGGTGATCGCCAAGGAGCGCCGCGGCGAGTACCTCGGCGACACCGTGCAGGTCATTCCGCACATCACAGACGAGATCAAGCGCCGGATGCGGCTGCAGTCCACCGAAACCCCGCAGCCCGACGTGATCATCACCGAGGTCGGCGGGACCGTCGGTGACATCGAGTCGCAGCCATTCCTCGAGGCAGCCCGCCAGGTGCGCCACGAGCTCGGCCGCAAGAACGTGTTCTTCGTGCACGTGTCGCTGGTGCCGTTCATGGGCGCCTCGGGCGAGCAGAAGACCAAGCCGACGCAGCACTCGGTCGCGACGCTCCGGTCGATCGGTATCCAGCCCGACGCGCTCGTACTGCGCAGCGACCGTCCGGTCACCGAGTCCAACAAGCGCAAGATCGCGCTCATGTGTGACGTCGAAGAAGCCGCGGTTGTCAACACCCCCGACCTGAAGAGCGTTTACGACATCCCCTCGGTGCTGCACCAGCAGGGCCTGGACGCATACATCATCGACCAGCTCGACCTGACCGCGGGCGACGTCGCCTGGGACGGCTGGCAGAAGGTGCTCGACGCCGTGCACGACCCGAAGGATGAGGTCACCATCGGCCTGGTCGGCAAGTACATCGACCTGCCCGACGCCTACCTGTCGGTCACCGAGGCGCTGCGAGCCGGCGGATTCGCGCACCAGACCAGGGTCAACCTGCGCTGGATCGCCTCCGATACCTGCGAGACCCCGGATGGCGCGGCGAAGAACCTCGCCGACCTGGACGGCATCTGCGTGCCGGGCGGCTTCGGCATCCGCGGGATCGAAGGCAAGCTGGGCGCGCTGAAGTTCGCCCGCGAGAACGAGATCCCCACCCTGGGCCTGTGCCTTGGCCTGCAGTGCATGGTCATCGAGTACGCCCGCGACGTGGTCGGCCTGTCTGGTGCTTCGTCCACCGAGTTCGATCCCGAGACCGAGTTCCCGGTGATCGCGACCATGGCCGAGCAGGTGGACATCATCGCCTCCGGTGACCTCGGCGGCACCATGCGTCTCGGCCAGTACGAGGCGGCGCTCACCCCGGGTTCGATCGTCGCCGGGCTGTACGGCGCCGACACGGCCACCGAGCGGCACCGTCACCGGTACGAGGTGAACAACGCCTACCGCGCACAGATCGCGGACGCCGGACTCCAGTTCTCGGGCACGTCTCCCGACGGCAGCCTCGTCGAGTACGTCGAGCTGCCGCGGGAGGTGCACCCGTTCTACGTCGCCACCCAGGCGCACCCGGAGCTGCGATCCCGGCCGAACCGGGCGCACCCGCTGTTCTACGGTCTGGTGCAGGCCGCGATCGAGCGGCAGCGGGCCAGCCGACTGTTCGAGGTCCCGGAAGTCGCCGGGGCCTGA
- a CDS encoding prephenate dehydrogenase, with amino-acid sequence MTVTDRRLAEQVRVVGSGLLGTSIGLGLVEKGVDVILDDVSPSSQQLAIDYGAGRAPADGDNPGLIVVCVPPDVTARVVARELATHPHALVTDVASVKAAPLQQLRVLGADLSRYLGTHPMAGRERGGPIAARADLFIGRPWVLAGHDGITYRRAAAIEDMILDLGAVPIEMSVEEHDRSVALVSHVPQVVSSLMAARLNEGQNAALTLAGGGLRDVTRVAASDPALWVQILGANAAPTADVLTQLRDDLDTVITALREPAASGSRRAIAETIAAGNTGVARIPGKHGQDRRFSQLVVMVDDRPGQLARLLTDIGEVGVNMEDLRLEHSPGAQIGLAEISVVPEAEHRLVQELEARGWKIAGAFA; translated from the coding sequence ATGACCGTGACCGATCGCCGGCTCGCCGAACAGGTGCGCGTCGTCGGCAGCGGACTGCTCGGCACCAGCATCGGTCTCGGGCTCGTCGAGAAGGGTGTCGACGTCATCCTCGATGACGTGTCGCCCTCCTCACAGCAGCTGGCGATCGACTACGGCGCCGGCCGGGCTCCCGCTGACGGCGACAACCCGGGACTCATCGTCGTGTGTGTGCCACCGGATGTCACCGCCCGCGTCGTCGCCCGCGAATTGGCCACCCACCCGCACGCCCTGGTCACCGACGTCGCCAGTGTGAAGGCAGCGCCGCTGCAGCAGTTGCGCGTCCTCGGCGCCGACCTCAGCCGCTACCTGGGCACCCACCCGATGGCCGGGCGCGAGCGCGGCGGCCCGATCGCCGCGCGCGCCGACCTGTTCATCGGCCGGCCCTGGGTGCTCGCCGGCCACGACGGCATCACCTACCGTCGGGCCGCTGCGATCGAGGACATGATCCTCGACCTCGGTGCCGTTCCGATCGAGATGTCGGTCGAGGAGCACGACCGCAGCGTCGCGCTGGTCTCGCACGTTCCCCAGGTGGTGTCCTCGCTGATGGCCGCCCGGCTGAACGAGGGGCAGAATGCCGCGCTCACCCTCGCCGGCGGCGGATTGCGCGACGTCACCCGAGTGGCCGCGAGCGACCCGGCACTGTGGGTGCAGATCCTTGGCGCCAACGCCGCGCCCACCGCCGACGTGCTCACGCAGCTGAGAGACGATCTGGACACGGTCATCACCGCGCTGCGCGAGCCCGCGGCATCCGGTTCCCGCCGAGCCATTGCCGAGACGATCGCGGCCGGCAACACCGGTGTCGCGCGTATCCCCGGCAAGCACGGCCAGGACCGCCGATTCAGCCAGCTCGTGGTGATGGTCGATGACCGTCCCGGGCAGCTGGCCCGCCTGCTCACCGACATCGGTGAGGTGGGCGTCAACATGGAAGACCTGCGGCTCGAGCACTCGCCGGGCGCGCAGATCGGTCTCGCCGAGATCTCGGTCGTGCCCGAGGCGGAACACCGTCTCGTGCAGGAACTCGAGGCGCGGGGCTGGAAGATCGCTGGAGCATTTGCATGA
- the xerD gene encoding site-specific tyrosine recombinase XerD, producing the protein MPAPAESNPSGLDRAVDRYLRHVAIERGLATNTVSAYRRDLTAYLAYLETIGIDSPQAITAASVTDFSASLRNRAEKPLTASSLARLLSTLRGFHRFLLDENLVETDVAADLRPPKLPSRLPKAITVDQMSAVLAAVDGDDIQALRDKALLELLYATGARISEAVALNVDDVADGDVVRLFGKGSKQRLVPVGSYARAAIDAYLVRARPVLSVRGTATPALFLGVRGQRVSRQNAWLIIRAAAEKAKLGIEISPHTFRHSFATHLLEGGADVRVVQELLGHSSVATTQIYTLVTADTLRDMYTTAHPRAR; encoded by the coding sequence ATGCCCGCGCCCGCTGAGAGCAATCCGAGCGGACTCGACCGGGCGGTCGACCGCTACCTGCGGCATGTCGCGATTGAGCGTGGCCTGGCGACGAACACCGTGTCCGCGTACCGGCGCGACCTGACCGCGTACCTGGCGTATCTCGAGACGATCGGCATCGATTCACCGCAGGCGATCACCGCGGCATCCGTCACCGACTTCAGCGCCTCACTGCGCAACCGTGCCGAGAAGCCACTCACCGCCTCGTCACTGGCCCGGCTGCTGTCGACGCTGCGTGGATTCCATCGCTTCCTGCTCGACGAGAACCTAGTGGAAACGGATGTCGCCGCCGACCTGCGACCGCCGAAGCTGCCGTCCCGCCTGCCGAAGGCGATCACCGTCGACCAGATGAGCGCCGTGCTGGCCGCAGTGGATGGCGACGATATCCAGGCCCTCCGGGACAAGGCGCTGCTCGAACTGCTCTATGCGACCGGGGCGCGGATCTCCGAGGCGGTGGCGCTGAACGTTGATGATGTTGCCGACGGCGACGTGGTGCGGCTGTTCGGCAAGGGCAGCAAGCAGCGGCTGGTTCCGGTCGGCAGTTACGCCCGTGCCGCGATCGACGCCTACCTGGTGCGTGCGCGGCCGGTGCTGTCAGTGCGCGGAACCGCGACGCCGGCGCTGTTCCTCGGCGTGCGCGGACAGCGAGTGTCGCGGCAGAACGCGTGGCTGATCATCCGGGCGGCCGCCGAGAAGGCGAAGCTGGGGATCGAGATCTCGCCGCACACCTTCCGGCACTCGTTCGCCACGCACCTGCTCGAGGGTGGTGCCGACGTGCGCGTGGTGCAGGAGCTGCTGGGGCACTCCAGCGTGGCGACCACGCAGATCTACACCCTGGTCACCGCCGACACCCTGCGCGACATGTACACCACGGCGCATCCGCGGGCCCGCTGA
- a CDS encoding NUDIX hydrolase has translation MTELVDEPLDVEVLSSERVFRGAVWDIARETFRFGDGVLTRELMRHPGAVAVLAIDDQDRVLLIQQYRHPVGRLEWELPAGLLDVDGESPLDSAKRELAEEVDLVATDWSLLAEFDSTPGGSDEAITVFQATGISPAPEVFARTAEEAHMITRWVPFSDVVAAVLDGRVRNAILQIAVLTAHARAR, from the coding sequence GTGACGGAACTCGTCGACGAACCTCTGGATGTTGAAGTACTCAGCTCTGAGCGAGTCTTCCGCGGGGCCGTCTGGGACATCGCCCGGGAGACTTTCCGTTTCGGCGACGGGGTGCTCACCCGTGAACTGATGCGGCATCCGGGCGCCGTCGCGGTGCTCGCGATTGACGATCAGGACCGTGTCCTACTGATCCAGCAGTACCGGCATCCGGTCGGTCGCCTCGAATGGGAACTGCCCGCCGGTCTGCTCGACGTCGACGGAGAATCCCCGCTGGACTCGGCCAAGCGCGAACTCGCCGAGGAAGTCGACCTGGTCGCCACCGACTGGTCGCTGCTCGCCGAGTTCGACTCGACCCCGGGTGGCAGTGACGAGGCGATCACCGTCTTCCAAGCCACCGGCATCAGCCCGGCGCCCGAGGTGTTCGCGCGCACAGCGGAGGAGGCGCACATGATCACCCGCTGGGTGCCGTTCTCCGACGTGGTTGCCGCCGTGCTCGACGGCCGGGTGCGGAACGCCATCCTGCAGATCGCGGTGCTCACCGCCCATGCCCGCGCCCGCTGA
- the cmk gene encoding (d)CMP kinase translates to MSTFVIAVDGPAGSGKSSVSRAAARELGFAYQDTGAAYRAFAWWCLERGVDMLNSIEAIEALDTFEYEIGTDPDNYFVRVGHEDVTDDIREPRISAAVSAIARIPEVRAHLTDLFHQIIRASERGGIIVEGRDITTVVAPEAQVRILLTADAEVRMARRSAELVGEDSAKTAEQLARRDHQDSQVVDFMNAAPGVVTIDSTHLDFDQTVHAVTELAQQVAR, encoded by the coding sequence ATGAGCACGTTCGTAATCGCCGTTGACGGACCCGCCGGCAGCGGCAAGTCCTCGGTCAGCCGGGCCGCTGCCCGTGAACTCGGGTTCGCGTACCAGGACACCGGTGCCGCGTACCGCGCCTTCGCCTGGTGGTGTCTCGAGCGCGGTGTCGACATGCTCAACTCGATTGAAGCGATTGAAGCGCTCGACACCTTCGAGTACGAGATCGGCACCGACCCCGACAACTACTTCGTGCGCGTCGGCCACGAGGATGTCACAGACGACATTCGCGAACCCCGGATCTCCGCCGCAGTGAGCGCCATCGCGCGCATTCCCGAGGTGCGTGCGCACCTCACCGACCTGTTCCACCAGATCATCCGCGCCTCCGAGCGTGGCGGCATCATCGTTGAAGGCCGGGACATCACCACGGTCGTCGCCCCCGAGGCGCAGGTGCGGATTCTGCTGACCGCCGACGCGGAGGTTAGAATGGCGAGGCGCTCAGCGGAACTTGTCGGCGAAGACTCGGCGAAAACCGCGGAGCAGCTGGCCCGCCGTGACCACCAGGACTCCCAAGTGGTGGACTTCATGAACGCGGCGCCCGGCGTGGTGACCATCGACTCCACGCACCTCGACTTCGATCAGACCGTGCACGCGGTCACCGAGCTGGCGCAACAGGTCGCCCGCTAG
- a CDS encoding ParA family protein: protein MTGKREMTAERPGTETAAVGPTGRALRAFPVPEPLKSHGPARIIALCNQKGGVGKTTTTISLGAALAEYGRKVLAIDFDPQGALSAGLGVQTHDVPTVYDLLLGTVKDAKSVVAQTAVPGLDVMPANIDLSAAEVHLVNEVAREQILARVLRQVSGDYDVILVDCQPSLGLLTVNALTAAHGVLIPLECEFFALRGVALLIETIEKVKDRLNPAIELDGIVATMFDSRTLHSREVLERVVDKFGDQTLETVIGRTVKFPDASVASLPITHFAPEHPAAEAYRQLARELIFRGAAA, encoded by the coding sequence ATGACTGGAAAGCGGGAGATGACGGCAGAACGGCCCGGAACTGAAACGGCAGCCGTCGGTCCCACCGGCCGCGCGCTGCGGGCTTTCCCCGTTCCCGAGCCGCTCAAGAGTCACGGACCCGCGCGGATCATCGCGCTCTGCAACCAGAAGGGCGGCGTCGGCAAGACCACGACGACGATCAGCCTCGGGGCAGCCCTCGCCGAGTACGGTCGCAAGGTGCTGGCCATCGACTTCGACCCGCAGGGTGCCCTGTCAGCCGGCCTCGGGGTGCAGACCCACGACGTCCCGACCGTCTACGACCTGCTGCTCGGCACCGTGAAGGACGCCAAGTCCGTTGTCGCCCAGACCGCGGTCCCCGGGCTCGACGTCATGCCCGCGAACATCGACCTGTCCGCCGCCGAGGTCCACCTCGTAAACGAGGTCGCCCGCGAACAGATCCTCGCCCGGGTGCTCCGCCAGGTGTCCGGCGACTACGACGTCATCCTCGTCGACTGCCAGCCCTCGCTCGGGCTGCTCACCGTGAACGCGCTGACCGCCGCGCATGGCGTGCTGATCCCGCTCGAGTGCGAGTTCTTCGCGCTCCGCGGAGTCGCGCTGCTGATCGAGACCATCGAGAAGGTCAAGGACCGGCTGAACCCGGCGATCGAGCTCGACGGCATTGTGGCAACCATGTTCGACTCGCGCACCCTGCACTCTCGTGAGGTCCTGGAGCGGGTCGTCGACAAGTTCGGCGACCAGACCCTGGAGACGGTCATCGGTCGCACGGTGAAGTTCCCGGATGCGAGCGTCGCCTCGCTGCCGATCACCCACTTCGCGCCGGAGCACCCGGCCGCCGAAGCGTACCGTCAGCTCGCCCGAGAGTTGATCTTCCGTGGCGCAGCCGCCTGA
- a CDS encoding ScpA family protein codes for MAQPPDAAVQPETEPAGFSLTLSNFSGPFDLLLSLIAKHELDITEVSLSRVTDEFISYLKGLDTEEELDQASEFLVVAATLLDLKIAGLLPQGELVDAEDVALLEARDLLFARLLQYRAFKEAAQWFSTQLDAESGRHFRAVRLEEKYRQQTPELVWTLTVDDFAALATLAFTPREIPTVGLDHLHAPLISIREQAAHVVALLRQGEPMTFRQLIAGADQKGVIVARFLAVLELYRHASISFDQLEPLGELTIRWIADTWSDDSLANLGADYGS; via the coding sequence GTGGCGCAGCCGCCTGACGCGGCCGTTCAGCCCGAGACAGAGCCTGCTGGATTCTCGCTCACGCTGAGCAATTTCAGCGGCCCGTTCGACCTGCTGCTCTCGCTCATCGCGAAGCACGAACTCGACATCACCGAGGTGTCGCTCAGCCGCGTCACCGACGAGTTCATCAGCTACCTCAAGGGTCTCGACACCGAAGAGGAGCTCGATCAGGCCAGCGAGTTCCTGGTCGTCGCAGCCACCCTGCTCGACCTGAAGATCGCCGGGCTGCTGCCGCAGGGCGAACTGGTGGACGCCGAGGATGTCGCGCTGCTCGAAGCGCGTGACCTGCTGTTCGCCCGTCTGCTGCAGTACCGGGCGTTCAAGGAAGCGGCGCAGTGGTTCTCCACGCAACTGGATGCCGAGTCGGGTCGACACTTCCGGGCGGTGCGACTCGAGGAGAAGTACCGCCAGCAGACCCCGGAGCTGGTCTGGACCCTCACCGTCGACGACTTCGCCGCGCTGGCGACGCTCGCGTTCACGCCGCGTGAGATTCCGACGGTCGGGCTCGACCACCTGCACGCGCCGCTGATCAGCATCCGCGAGCAGGCCGCGCACGTGGTCGCCCTGCTGCGCCAGGGCGAGCCGATGACCTTCCGGCAGCTGATCGCCGGGGCCGACCAAAAGGGTGTCATTGTGGCGCGCTTCCTGGCGGTGCTGGAGTTGTACCGGCACGCCTCGATCTCGTTCGACCAGCTGGAACCGCTCGGCGAACTCACCATCCGCTGGATTGCCGACACCTGGTCGGACGACAGCCTCGCGAACCTGGGAGCCGATTATGGAAGTTGA